The Hymenobacter sp. DG01 sequence CTACGAGCTGATTGAAGCCAAGCGCGGCTAACTAGATTGGAGGCCTTTGCCACACGCAGCTACAAGCACATTGCGCCGCCCGTTTTGGTGTGCTTTATTGGCCTGTCGGCAGCAGGTCAGCAGCAACAACCTGCTTTTCAGGATTTCAGCGTTGCCAAGGTTTACAAAGGGCCTCACGCACTACCCCGGATTTCCAGTGGCTCCGCGGCCTGGCAGTTTAGAACCAGGATTCGCGAAGCGGCCAAGCACCCCCCAAACTTTGCGGGTCACTACGTTCTGGCGGCCTGGGGCTGTGGTTCGGAATGCCTGCGCTATGCCGTGATTGATGTTGTTTCGGGCCAGGTGTACTTCAACAACGAAACCAACATGAGTTGGTGGGGCGCAACTTTGCCTGATCATTTTGTTCCGCTCGATTTCAGATCGAGCAGCCGATTACTTGTGCTAACCGGCGCGCTGGGTGGAGAGGGCCGGAATACAACCCACTATTTCATTCTGCGGCGCGGACGACTTACACCGTTGCGCTAACCTACGATGCCCAACTCCTACTTCCAGTTCAAGCAGTTTCGGGTGGAGCAGGGCGCGTGTGCCATGAAGGTGAGCACCGACGCCTGCGTGCTGGGCGCTGTGGCAGCCGTAACAGATGTCAGCCGTATTCTGGATATTGGCTCCGGTACCGGCCTGCTGGCCCTGATGGCGGCGCAACGTAATCCGAGGGCCTGCATTGAGGCGGTGGAGCTGGATGCCGCGGCGGCAGCCCAGGCCGCCGAAAACTTCCGGCTGAGCCCCTGGAGCGCGCGCCTGGTACTGCACGCGCAGCCGCTGGCCGCGTTTGCCGCCACCCGGCCCGCGCCCTTCGACTGCATTATCTGTAACCCGCCGTTCTTTCGCAATTCGCTGCGCTCCCCCCACGCCGGCCGCACCACCGCCCGCCATACCGCCCCCGAGTCGCTTACCTTCACTGAGCTGGCCCGCTTCGCCGCCGATTTCCTGACGCCGGCCGGGCAGCTCACCGTGCTGCTACCCCCGCCCGAAATGCTTTACTTCGAGCGGGAAGCCGCCGCGGCCGGCCTCTACCCCACTACCCGCCTGGTGGTACATCATCGGCCGGGTAGCAAGGCCCTGCGCCACATTACCGGCTTTGGCCGCCAGCCGGGGGTAGTGCGGGAGCAGCTGCTTTTTTTGCACGAAGGAAATGAGGCAGCCTACTCCGATCCGTTCAGGGAGTTGCTGGGTCCCTTTTATCTGGCCCTGTAACAAGGCCGGAAGTTAGGCGCCGGCGCCATCAGGCAGCAACTGCCGCAGGTGAGCGAGTTTTTGTTGGTGCAAAGTATCGAGCAGGTCGGCTTGTAGCTGTCCGAAGTGGGTAGCGGGGTAGTGGCGCAGTACCCGGCCCTCGGCCAGCACGGTTATTTCGTCGCATAGCTCCGTAAGGGAACCCAGCAGGTGTGAGGTAAGCAAGATGCCTACCCCCTGCCCCCGCAGGCGGCGCAATACTTCCATTACCAGCAAATTCGTGCTTAAATCCAGGCCGTTGAAGGGCTCGTCGAGGATGAGGTAGCGAAAATCCTGCACCAGCAGTGCCAGCAAGGCCAGTTTCTTTTTCATGCCCGCCGAATACTGCTCGGCGTACTGATCCAGGGGCAACTCCAGCAGGTAGTTCCAGCCCGCCAGATCGGGCACCGGCCGGCCGCGGGCCTGCAGGCAAAACTCCACGTACTCGCGCCCCGTGATGCGCGGATAGAAGTAGGGCTCGTAGGACAGCAGGCCCGTGTGCTGGCGGATGGGCCGGCCGCCGGTTTCCTGTATGGTGCCCGTGTAATCAGTATGCAGGCCGTAGAGGCAGTGCAGCAAGGTAGTTTTGCCGGCCCCGTTGGCGCCTACCAACCCGTGCAGGGTACCGGGCCGCAGGGCCAAGTCAATGTGATGCAGAACGGTTTGGGGGCCGAAGCTTTTACGCAGGCCACGAATTTCAAGCATGTTGATACTGAGCTAAACGATGGTGGCTTTTCAGTCCCAGCCCCAGAAAACAAGCCGCCAACAGGGCCCCGAAGGCTGGGTTGCTGCCGAGAATAGAAAACCCAACGACCACCGCACCCGCCTGGGTAAGGCGGGCCAGGGTAGCGTGCGGATAAAAAGCATACTTGGCCAGCACCACCATCATCAGTACCACGGCGCACCACAGCAGCACGGCGGCCGTTCCGCCGGCTCCGGCCGGCCCCTGAGCCAGCACAGCGGCCAGCGGGGCCACCGTTAGGCCAAAATACAGCAGCCCCCACCCTACCCGCTCGCGCAGCCAGCGGCCCGGCGAGGAAAGGGCGGGCAGCAGCCAGGTCCAGGGCTCCACGGGGCCATACACCTCCAGCATCACCAGCAACCACCCCACTACTGCCAAAGCGGGACCCGTGGCAGTATGGCGGGTAGCAACGGCGGCACCCAGCAACCCCAGCCACAGCAGCCCGGCCCCACGGCGGCTTGCCCCAACCCACTCAAATGCCACGCTCCGAAATACAGTCCGGCCGTGGCGGCGGCCGGCGCGGGCCGTAGCGGGCGGCGCCAGCGCCACTAGCGCCGCCAGCACAATGGTAAGCAAGGCAGCACCTATGCGCCCGAAGGCCACCAGCACCCCAAGGGCCGGCAGACTGAGCAAGGCGTATTCTGCCCCCAGCCAGGGCCTAAAACCGGGAGCCGTAAGCTGCAGAAACGAATAGTCGTCCCGCTGCCGGTGCAGGCTCCAGATCAGGCCAGCCACTACTACGGGTACCAGCCACGCTGCTCCGGCGCTACCTGCTGCCATTAACAGGGCCCGCGCCGTGGCAAGCCCCAGCAAAGTACCCAGTAGCAACAACCGCCACCAGCCCAGCTCGCGCAGCAACCGGATGAGGAGTCGGACCCGCAGCGTCAAATAGGTTT is a genomic window containing:
- a CDS encoding ABC transporter ATP-binding protein, translating into MLEIRGLRKSFGPQTVLHHIDLALRPGTLHGLVGANGAGKTTLLHCLYGLHTDYTGTIQETGGRPIRQHTGLLSYEPYFYPRITGREYVEFCLQARGRPVPDLAGWNYLLELPLDQYAEQYSAGMKKKLALLALLVQDFRYLILDEPFNGLDLSTNLLVMEVLRRLRGQGVGILLTSHLLGSLTELCDEITVLAEGRVLRHYPATHFGQLQADLLDTLHQQKLAHLRQLLPDGAGA
- a CDS encoding tRNA1(Val) (adenine(37)-N6)-methyltransferase yields the protein MPNSYFQFKQFRVEQGACAMKVSTDACVLGAVAAVTDVSRILDIGSGTGLLALMAAQRNPRACIEAVELDAAAAAQAAENFRLSPWSARLVLHAQPLAAFAATRPAPFDCIICNPPFFRNSLRSPHAGRTTARHTAPESLTFTELARFAADFLTPAGQLTVLLPPPEMLYFEREAAAAGLYPTTRLVVHHRPGSKALRHITGFGRQPGVVREQLLFLHEGNEAAYSDPFRELLGPFYLAL